From the genome of Symphalangus syndactylus isolate Jambi chromosome 5, NHGRI_mSymSyn1-v2.1_pri, whole genome shotgun sequence, one region includes:
- the KRTAP25-1 gene encoding keratin-associated protein 25-1: protein MHNRSQGYFFSSCHPQNHHSYGCQSLSFIFCHCQPLNFVSRTCYPLSYFSCGNQPTDSISNSFRSPNYVFHSFQPVSFMYSSFQPACSDFVGWQSPFLRRTC from the coding sequence ATGCATAACAGATCTCAAGGCTATTTTTTCAGTAGTTGCCACCCCCAAAACCACCACTCTTATGGCTGTCAATCACTGAGCTTTATTTTTTGTCACTGTCAACCACTGAATTTTGTGTCTAGGACCTGCTATCCTTTGAGCTATTTCTCCTGTGGTAATCAACCTACAGATTCTATATCCAACAGCTTCAGATCCCCGAATTATGTGTTTCATAGTTTCCAGCCTGTTTCCTTCATGTACAGCAGTTTCCAACCAGCTTGTTCTGATTTTGTGGGTTGGCAATCTCCATTTCTTAGAAGAACATGCTGA
- the KRTAP24-1 gene encoding keratin-associated protein 24-1, with amino-acid sequence MHAGSMSTLGYPGVCSTTSYRTHCYIPVTSSVTLSSNDLSPTFGHCLPSSYQGNLWLLDYCQESYGKAPTCESPSCEPKTCSTTGCDPSNSSVPCDSPSAGQVFSVCETTNISPSRGCSPCTQTNGYVCNRHIPTRNASKACQTLRISSNCFGQLNCLSKSFQTLNHCRLSTLGYKSYQNPCFIPSYVSPLCYISNSCQPQSYLMRNYHYSSYGPMSCRPLSYLSGSFRSLSCIPSTFPPLRYLCSGSRPLKCY; translated from the coding sequence ATGCATGCAGGCTCCATGTCTACTCTAGGCTATCCTGGGGTCTGCAGTACCACATCATACAGAACTCACTGTTATATCCCAGTGACTTCTTCTGTTACTCTTAGCTCCAATGATTTAAGCCCTACCTTTGGACACTGCTTACCCAGTAGCTACCAAGGAAATCTCTGGCTCCTGGATTACTGCCAAGAATCCTACGGTAAAGCACCAACCTGCGAATCTCCCAGCTGTGAGCCGAAGACCTGCAGCACCACTGGTTGTGACCCGTCAAACTCCTCTGTGCCCTGCGACTCCCCATCAGCAGGCCAAGTCTTCAGTGTCTGTGAAACTACCAACATCAGCCCCAGCCGCGGCTGCAGCCCATGCACTCAGACCAACGGGTATGTATGCAATCGTCACATACCCACTCGAAATGCATCCAAAGCCTGCCAAACCCTCCGCATCAGTTCCAATTGCTTTGGACAACTTAACTGCTTATCCAAGAGTTTCCAAACTCTAAACCACTGCAGATTGAGTACTTTGGGGTATAAAAGCTACCAAAATCCTTGCTTCATACCCAGCTACGTCTCACCATTATGTTATATTTCCAACAGCTGCCAACCCCAAAGCTATTTAATGAGAAATTATCACTACTCAAGCTACGGGCCTATGAGCTGCCGACCACTGAGCTATTTATCTGGAAGCTTCAGGTCTCTGAGCTGTATACCCAGTACCTTTCCACCTCTGAGGTATTTATGCAGTGGTAGCAGACCTCTGAAATGCTATTGA